In one window of Fulvia fulva chromosome 5, complete sequence DNA:
- a CDS encoding putative transporter MCH2 has protein sequence MARTQTETLPSQSANELPHQLTPTSTMELEQLTGSQQTNVAQREDVPPDGGYGWVVAACVFLINAHTWRVNSAWGVFLAYYLSNDTFKGATHLQYALIGGLSISQSLLVPPLVSLCNEKLGTRVSLLIGTLLVSTSMLSSSYATQVWHLFLSQGACFGYGMGFLYITGSAVLPQWFSKRRSLAVGLASSGAGIGGLAYNLGAGAGLESIGWRKTYVVLAITTLVVNLTCVVLLKDRNKMVQTSKRAFDIREMTHVSTWLIVIWGWMTELGYIVLLYSLPNYALSIGLTAQQGSIVGAVLNLGLALGRPPIGHLSDTFGRINVAGIMTALCGIFIFALWIPAKSYAVLLVFALLSGTVTGTFWATVVPVTVEIVGIKRLPLAFGMICLPLVIPTTFAEGVALEIVSTSGYLTAQIFVDFAYLIGAAAVWCLRSWKVRELLQDEMREQQGQAPLPAGSKRQHDCVWLTSNGLLKAKKV, from the exons ATGGCGCGTACGCAAACCGAGACTTTGCCTTCGCAGTCAGCCAACGAGTTGCCTCATCAGTTGACTCCCACATCGACGATGGAGCTCGAACAATTAACAGGATCTCAGCAAACCAATGTTGCCCAACGAGAGGATGTACCGCCGGATGGAGGGTACGGCTGGGTGGTTGCAGCTTGCGTGTTCCTGATCAATGCCCACACATGGCGTGTCAACTCGGCTTGGGGTGTTT TCCTCGCATACTACCTCTCCAACGACACCTTCAAGGGAGCAACGCATCTCCAGTATGCATTAATCGGCGGTCTGTCGATCAGTCAATCTTTACTAGTACCGCCACTTGTTTCTCTTTGCAATGAGAAGCTAGGAACCAGGGTCTCCCTTCTCATCGGCACTTTGCTGGTTTCGACATCAATGTTAAGCTCGTCATATGCTACGCAGGTTTGGCATCTGTTTCTGAGCCAAGGAGCTTGCTTCGGCTATGGCATGGGCTTCCTGTACATAACAGGGTCTGCAGTACTTCCACAATGGTTTTCGAAGCGGCGCAGTCTTGCTGTTGGCCTTGCCTCGTCCGGAGCTGGTATTGGTGGGCTTGCTTATAATCTTGGCGCTGGAGCTGGCCTTGAATCCATAGGCTGGAGGAAGACTTACGTCGTACTAGCAATTACCACGCTCGTCGTCAATCTCACTTGTGTTGTACTGCTCAAGGACCGCAATAAGATGGTGCAGACTTCCAAGAGGGCTTTTGACATTCGCGAAATGACTCACGTTTCGACTTGGTTGATTGTCATTTGGGGTTGGATGACGGAGTTGGGGTACATTGTGCTCCTCTACTCGCTGCCGAACTACGCACTGTCAATCGGTCTGACGGCTCAGCAAGGATCCATCGTAGGGGCAGTGTTGAACCTCGGCCTCGCTCTAGGTCGTCCACCCATAGGCCATCTGTCGGACACCTTTGGACGTATCAACGTGGCTGGCATCATGACCGCGTTGTGCGGCATCTTCATCTTCGCACTCTGGATTCCGGCTAAGAGCTATGCGGTTCTCTTGGTCTTCGCTCTGTTGAGCGGAACTGTAACAGGAACTTTCTGGGCGACCGTGGTCCCAGTCACAGTCGAGATTGTGGGCATCAAGCGTTTACCACTAGCGTTCGGAATGATTTGTCTGCCGTTGGTAATTCCTACGACTTTTGCTGAAG GAGTGGCTTTGGAGATCGTGTCGACCTCCGGCTATCTCACGGCTCAGATATTCGTAGACTTTGCCTATCTCATTGGTGCGGCTGCGGTATGGTGCTTACGTTCATGGAAAGTGAGGGAGCTCCTCCAAGATGAAATGCGAGAACAACAGGGCCAAGCGCCCCTACCGGCCGGTTCGAAAAGGCAGCACGATTGTGTTTGGCTCACGTCGAATGGACTCCTCAAGGCCAAGAAGGTCTGA
- a CDS encoding 15-hydroxyprostaglandin dehydrogenase [NAD(+)] produces MAAATGTLPFKVEGKTALITGAGSGINLSFAELLLSRGSNVVIADISLRKEAQELVDNYSSPDGPRAVFVKTDVTIWSQLENAFDEADKQFGSIDIVCPGAGVFEPHSSNFWNPPGSDKAKDPVHGTEKEGIGHYFTLDLNLTHPIRATQLAISRFLNPAEKGKQASVTNPKRVVHISSIAGQTPGFATPLYQASKHAVSGFIRSLEPLDQSLGIRVNGVAPGVIKTPLWTDHPEKLQMLVEEQDEWVAPEEVAEAMLRCVEDDDIGGGYVMEVTKGQARYVDWKMDPGPQGPGATASGRATMTKEVFEWLAQPGWGSTK; encoded by the coding sequence ATGGCCGCAGCGACCGGAACACTTCCTTTCAAGGTGGAGGGCAAGACTGCATTGATCACAGGCGCTGGCTCCGGGATCAACCTTTCGTTCGCCGAGCTCCTCCTAAGTCGCGGCTCGAATGTGGTTATAGCCGACATCTCCTTGCGCAAGGAAGCACAAGAGCTAGTGGACAACTACTCTTCACCGGATGGACCGCGGGCAGTGTTCGTCAAGACAGACGTGACGATATGGTCCCAGCTTGAGAACGCCTTCGATGAGGCAGACAAGCAGTTCGGCAGTATAGACATTGTGTGTCCCGGCGCCGGAGTGTTCGAGCCACATTCCTCCAACTTCTGGAACCCTCCTGGCAGTGACAAGGCCAAGGACCCAGTCCACGGCACCGAGAAGGAGGGCATTGGCCATTACTTTACCCTGGACCTGAACCTCACCCACCCTATCCGGGCAACGCAGCTCGCCATATCTCGCTTCCTCAACCCAGCCGAGAAGGGCAAGCAAGCTTCCGTCACGAACCCTAAGCGAGTCGTGCACATCAGCAGTATCGCTGGCCAAACACCAGGCTTTGCTACTCCATTGTACCAAGCATCGAAACATGCCGTCTCTGGCTTCATCCGCTCGCTCGAACCTCTCGACCAATCCCTCGGCATCCGCGTCAATGGTGTAGCTCCTGGCGTGATCAAAACGCCTCTGTGGACCGACCATCCCGAAAAGCTGCAAATGCTGGTTGAAGAGCAAGATGAATGGGTTGCTCCAGAAGAGGTGGCAGAGGCTATGTTGAGGTGTGTCGAAGACGATGACATTGGAGGCGGATACGTTATGGAGGTCACTAAAGGCCAAGCAAGATATGTTGACTGGAAGATGGATCCAGGTCCGCAGGGACCCGGGGCTACTGCTAGTGGACGAGCTACCATGACCAAAGAGGTCTTTGAGTGGTTGGCTCAGCCAGGTTGGGGCAGTACGAAGTGA
- a CDS encoding Pyrrolopyrazine biosynthesis cluster protein F, with translation MRVAARYFTWDITKTFMNIVLRYSWHVMLYKWYLEHNQSASTEDYGHWAEPLILDSDDLMYNKAAVAELCRKTALDPDRVQYHWAKTAAESTYEKEEVFTDTLAASEAILPGKSSVNVRLEEELEKWLVEFGEERGQLLRDLVADAMPDYQYLRERSIGATHGAVVDSGQH, from the coding sequence ATGCGAGTGGCTGCACGGTATTTCACATGGGACATCACAAAGACATTCATGAACATCGTCCTTCGCTATAGTTGGCATGTAATGTTGTACAAGTGGTACCTTGAGCACAACCAGAGCGCCTCGACCGAAGACTATGGTCATTGGGCAGAGCCGCTGATCCTAGACTCTGACGATCTGATGTACAACAAGGCAGCAGTTGCGGAACTCTGCCGCAAGACCGCCCTGGACCCAGATCGTGTGCAGTATCACTGGGCGAAGACTGCGGCTGAGAGCACCTACGAGAAGGAGGAAGTCTTCACCGACACACTGGCTGCATCAGAGGCGATCCTGCCCGGGAAGAGTTCTGTCAACGTGCGCCTCGAAGAAGAGTTGGAGAAGTGGCTGGTCGAGTTCGGGGAGGAAAGAGGCCAGCTTTTACGAGACCTGGTCGCGGACGCAATGCCTGACTACCAGTATCTGCGAGAGCGATCGATCGGAGCAACACATGGTGCTGTTGTGGATAGCGGTCAACATTGA
- a CDS encoding Dothistromin biosynthesis peroxidase dotB encodes MAPRNILLALAAAPGALAYPWVQNVAGVDSSLLERGYSIEERDSAQCPFNANHVNAPLVTAQHPYNNAKNGQPGNGKGGYLVPAPGDTVHEFRAPNPQTDIRGPCPGINVMANHGFLARDGITTYNELVDAQQNVYNVGYDLANLLAIAGVGLDGDLVGTTRLSIGCDATSRTATPGNILADELGLNGHNHFEADTSLTRNDYFLANGDNYRFNTTLFTQMMQYCQGNCNLEHLALYREARFNASKTDNGNFFFGPGSLLLYGAASFLYELMPTAGGIADEATMMSFFGADKVNGQYVKNSGERLPPNWRPRNDPYDNNKVGGQIIAMYLLHPVPFGGNVGPNNYLGLNFSSYITNGQLNQQTANYAMCLIYQTLTGAFPSELGQLVNLPVEVLGDIQQKLLGFGKNFGCPLNPNSGGSVDGAP; translated from the exons ATGGCTCCTCGAAACATCCTGCTCGCCCTCGCTGCAGCACCAGGCGCTCTGGCATACCCCTGGGTACAGAATGTCGCTGGTGTGGACTCCTCCTTGCTCGAACGTGGTTACTCCATAGAGGAGCGTGACTCCGCGCAGTGTCCATTCAACGCTAACCATGTCAACGCACCTCTGGTCACGGCTCAACACCCATACAACAATGCCAAGAATGGACAGCCTGGCAACGGCAAGGGCGGCTACCTTGTCCCGGCCCCGGGCGACACTGTGCACGAGTTCAGAGCGCCGAACCCGCAGACTGACATTCGTGGACCATGCCCGGGCATTAACGTGATGGCCAACCATGGTTTCCTGGCTCGTGATGGCATAACAACCT ACAACGAGCTTGTGGACGCCCAGCAGAACGTGTACAACGTCGGCTATGACTTGGCAAATCTGCTCGCTATTGCAGGTGTCGGGCTTGACGGTGACCTGGTTGGCACCACTAGATTGTCCATTGGGTGTGATGCTACTTCGCGAACAGCCACTCCAGGTAACATCCTGGCTGACGAGCTGGGACTAAATGGCCACAACCATTTCGAGGCTGATACGTCGTTGACCAGAAACGACTACTTTCTTGCCAACGGAGACAATTACCGATTCAATACGACTCTCTTCACCCAGATGATGCAGTATTGCCAAGGGAACTGCAACCTCGAGCACCTGGCCCTGTACCGCGAAGCTCGATTCAACGCCTCGAAGACCGACAACGGTAACTTCTTCTTCGGACCCGGTAGTCTTCTCCTTTACGGAGCCGCAAGCTTCTTGTATGAGTTGATGCCAACCGCTGGCGGAATCGCTGACGAGGCT ACAATGATGTCCTTCTTCGGTGCTGATAAGGTCAACGGCCAGTATGTCAAGAACAGTGGCGAGCGTCTGCCTCCAAACTGGCGCCCACGAAACGACCCATACGACAACAACAAGGTCGGCGGTCAGATCATTGCCATGTATCTTCTCCAC CCGGTTCCATTCGGTGGCAACGTTGGACCCAACAACTATCTTGGCCTCAACTTCTCGTCTTACATTACCAATGGCCAGCTCAACCAGCAGACGGCGAACTACGCGATGTGTCTCATCTATCAGACACTGACTGGTGCCTTTCCTTCGGAGCTAGGCCAGTTGGTGAACCTCCCCGTGGAGGTACTGGGCGATATACAACAGAAATTGCTTGGGTTCGGCAAGAACTTCGGATGTCCACTCAACCCAAACAGTGGCGGAAGTGTCGATGGTGCTCCGTGA
- a CDS encoding Dothistromin biosynthesis peroxidase dotB produces the protein MATTKSLLATLLATCVTAFPQASSAITPEVQNQLQSIGQDAVAALKDSSSPSNIFDAELQKVGVDGLHAFKPPGPFDERGPCPGLNALANHGYLPRSEFATLPQFIAAATSVYGMGIGLATILAAYGGLFDGIVVGWSIGGKEFTGIAGSHNNYEGDSSPTRGDLYQHGTNSDLILSQFKELLDRQPDPATANYNTDVIVEHRAVRYNKIVAKIPWFYYGPFTSFFSNHSTEFPEGILIQDVIKSFFAISGNNDNLKWYRRAMNDPYSFSRAGEDVNKISTTRYPYTTPTGCNMGTVNSFTPLDTFNTSLAEYDFSKPTDSVCYAIALVGTVLDNFPLVSVLDALLLLPFQNALDCPTLPAVDQSVGKACPGYSFRGGPTAPIAPGAIP, from the exons ATGGCCACTACTAAATCACTGCTTGCAACGCTTCTTGCAACTTGTGTCACAGCCTTTCCACAAGCCTCGTCTGCCATTACACCAGAAGTACAGAATCAGCTTCAATCGATTGGACAAGATGCAGTCGCGGCATTGAAAGATTCATCTTCGCCATCGAATATCTTCGACGCCGAATTGCAAAAAGTCGGCGTCGACGGCCTTCACGCCTTTAAACCCCCTGGTCCCTTCGATGAACGCGGACCATGCCCTGGACTCAATGCTCTCGCAAACCATGGATAT CTCCCTCGAAGCGAATTTGCAACGCTGCCACAGTTCATCGCCGCCGCCACTTCGGTGTATGGCATGGGTATTGGCCTTGCGACTATCCTCGCTGCCTACGGTGGCCTCTTCGATGGCATCGTCGTTGGGTGGTCGATTGGAGGAAAAGAGTTCACGGGCATCGCGGGATCCCACAATAATTACGAAGGTGACAGCTCGCCAACAAGAGGAGATCTATATCAACACGGCACCAATTCAGATTTGATCCTGTCGCAATTCAAAGAG CTTCTCGACCGACAGCCAGATCCCGCAACGGCCAACTACAACACCGATGTGATTGTTGAGCATCGTGCTGTGCGCTACAATAAAATTGTGGCCAAGATCCCATGGTTCTACTATGGACCCTTTACATCATTC TTCTCGAACCACAGCACCGAGTTCCCAGAAGGCATCCTCATCCAAGACGTCATCAAATCCTTTTTCGCAATCTCCGGAAATAACGATAACCTC AAATGGTATCGCAGAGCCATGAATGACCCTTACTCCTTCTCCCGCGCCGGCGAAGATGTCAATAAGATCAGTACGACGAGGTATCCATATACGACCCCAACGGGCTGCAATATGGGCACGGTCAATTCGTTCACCCCGCTGGACACTTTCAACACGAGCTTGGCGGAATACGATTTCAGCAAGCCGACAGATTCGGTCTGCTATGCTATCGCACTTGTTGGCACTGTGCTTGACAACTTCCCGCTTGTAAGTGTGCTGGACGCCCTGCTACTCCTACCGTTTCAGAATGCCCTAGACTGCCCTACGCTGCCGGCAGTCGATCAATCTGTTGGCAAGGCATGTCCGGGCTACTCATTCAGAGGAGGCCCAACGGCGCCGATTGCACCTGGCGCGATACCATAG